In the genome of Oxyura jamaicensis isolate SHBP4307 breed ruddy duck chromosome 13, BPBGC_Ojam_1.0, whole genome shotgun sequence, one region contains:
- the SOWAHA gene encoding ankyrin repeat domain-containing protein SOWAHA produces the protein MAELALSPAAVLGFLRERGGRVRNAELVGAFRPLLEAAGDAAERAERRELFKRSVNAVAVVKERDGSKFVVLRRHLRPAPPPGGGPMDGGGPPPQGRLSPSPPEVLPSPRAVSELRGLFQRGGVPLPAGGTGTRREPVPKPCMLPVRCVPSPAAAPEQPKEPGAALSPSPEEDEARCRSPNLRQVPKTPRASEEPAAVPLEEAEHRWLVMAAEGQWSQQLHGLLLGDASLAARRDFISGFTALHWAAKSGNCDMLKNIIEVAQKEGTHVDVDARSHGGYTALHLAAMHGQETVISMLVRSYHAKTDLRDYSGKKPHQCLREGASVAVRRLLGDPSLETTGGSSMPIKKSTKIAASILSSTSTFLGVISDDMAFYDLTKGLRKPSSLNKLLAATTGPRRKPKTRGSFPSYCSLSEVVEEEEQEEVVVKRRPVSELFFGH, from the exons ATGGCGGAGCTCGCCCTCAGCCCCGCCGCCGTGCTGGGCTTCCTGCGGGAGCGCGGCGGCCGGGTGCGCAACGCCGAGCTGGTGGGAGCCTTCCGCCCGCTGCTGGAGGCCGCCGGGGACGCGGCGGAGCGGGCGGAGCGGCGGGAGCTCTTCAAGCGCTCGGTGAACGCCGTGGCCGTGGTGAAGGAGCGCGACGGCAGCAAGTTCGTCGTCCTGCGCCGGCACCTgcggcccgccccgccgcccggggGCGGCCCGATGGACGGCGGCGGGCCCCCGCCTCAGGGGCGGCTCTCGCCGTCGCCCCCCGAG GTGCTGCCGTCGCCCCGTGCCGTGTCTGAGCTCCGTGGCCTCTTCCAGAGAGGCGGGGTGCCCCTTCCCGCCGGTGGGACCGGGACCCGTCGGGAGCCGGTCCCCAAGCCCTGCATGCTGCCCGTGCGCTGCGTGCCATCGCCAGCCGCTGCCCCAGAGCAGCCCAAGGAGCCCGGAGCCGCCTTGTCACCCTCGCCGGAGGAGGACGAGGCCAGGTGCCGCTCGCCCAACCTGCGGCAGGTCCCCAAGACCCCGCGTGCCAGCGAGGAGCCGGCAGCGGTGCCGCTGGAGGAGGCCGAGCACCGCTGGCTGGTGATGGCGGCTGAGGGGCAATGGTCCCAGCAGCTccatgggctgctgctgggcgaCGCCAGCCTGGCGGCCCGGCGGGACTTCATCTCGGGCTTCACCGCCCTGCACTGGGCCGCCAAGAGTGGCAACTGTGACATGCTGAAGAACATCATTGAGGTGGCGCAGAAGGAGGGGACCCACGTTGACGTGGACGCCAGGTCGCACGGCGGCTACACGGCGCTCCACCTCGCCGCCATGCACGGCCAGGAGACAGTCATCAGCATGCTGGTCCGCAGCTACCACGCCAAGACCGACCTGAGGGACTACAGCGGGAAGAAGCCGCACCAGTGCTTGAGGGAAGGGGCCTCCGTTGCTGTCAGGCGCTTGCTGGGGGACCCCAGCCTCGAAACCACTGGGGGATCCTCCATGCCCATAAAGAAAAGCACCAAGATTGCTGCTTCCATCTTGAGCTCCACCAGCACTTTCCTGGGAGTCATATCTGATGACATGGCTTTCTATGACCTTACCAAAGGCTTAAGGAAGCCTTCATCCCTGAACAAGCTCCTGGCTGCCACGACAGGCCCGAGGAGGAAGCCAAAGACCAGAGGGAGCTTCCCTTCATATTGTTCCCTCTCTGAGGTggtagaggaggaggagcaagAGGAGGTCGTTGTGAAACGCCGGCCGGTCTCTGAGCTGTTCTTTGGCCACTAA